A genome region from Paralichthys olivaceus isolate ysfri-2021 chromosome 6, ASM2471397v2, whole genome shotgun sequence includes the following:
- the lsm14b gene encoding protein LSM14 homolog B: MSSDKPYIGCKIGLISRAQNRYEGILYTIDKVNSTVVLAKVKCFGTEGRPTDRPTPPKEDVYEYITFRGSDIKDITLCELPRSHHGLPADPAIIQSSSAGPSGLCAALGPFSPMRMPAYNQLAASSLLNQQYAAALGLGPVLPGLNIRRGPMVEKAVQTLNVERYRQRGGLSASQEQEQWWDRRCPQRTRVEVSRTTRVPGAISKLSQVVPRPQQETRLQNDENRPQPRRRQGPRRRRNHNRGQLMAANIPAPTLKFDTDFDFDSSNAQFIKEELEREGQDRTTVKDGNHQVEEKEKEELHSTAEDDPFGPKCYYDKAKSFFDNIPSDNMFRLTWAEERKRNLETFGVPGWFLRGRGFRGGYTGPRGRGSAQTRPSYRSRSGQL, from the exons ATGAGTTCAGACAAGCCGTACATCGGCTGTAAAATAGGGTTAATCTCAAGAGCCCAGAATCGGTACGAGGGGATTTTGTACACGATCGATAAAGTCAACTCCACAGTGGTGCTGGCTAAAG TGAAGTGCTTTGGAACAGAGGGACGACCCACTGACAGACCAACGCCACCCAAAGAGGATGTTTACGAGTACATCACTTTCCGGGGTAGCGATATTAAGGACATCACACTGTGTGAACTTCCAAGATCCCATCACGGCCTGCCTGCAGACCCTGCGATAATACAG TCATCCAGTGCAGGTCCTTCAGGCCTCTGTGCAGCTCTTGGACCATTTAGCCCCATGAGGATGCCCGCCTACAACCAGCTTGCTGCCAGCTCTCTACTTAATCAACAGTATGCTGCAGCTCTTGGCCTTG GGCCTGTGCTTCCGGGCTTAAATATCAGAAGGGGCCCCATGGTGGAAAAGGCTGTTCAAACCCTTAATGTAGAAAGATACAGGCAGAGGGGAGGCTTGTCTGCATCCCAGGAGCAGGAGCAGTGGTGGGACAGGAGGTGTCCCCAAAGGACCAGAGTTGAGGTTTCCAGAACCACACGGGTCCCGGGAGCCATTT caAAGTTGAGCCAAGTTGTGCCCAGACCTCAACAGGAAACTCGGCTACAGAATGATGAAAATAGGCCACAACCCCGAAGAAGACAAG GACCTCGGAGGCGCAGGAACCACAATAGAGGACAGTTGATGGCAGCGAATATTCCAGCTCCCACCCTGAAGTTTGACACAGACTTTGATTTTGATTCCTCAAATGCACAGTTTAtaaaagaggagctggagagggaggggCAGGACAGGACGACTGTGAAAG ATGGAAATCATCAGgtagaagaaaaggaaaaggaggaattGCACTCAACAGCAGAGGATGATCCTTTTGGACCAAAATGCTACTATGACAAAGCAAAGTCCTTCTTCGACAACATCCCATCTGATAATATGTTCAG ATTAACATGGGCAGAGGAGCGGAAGCGCAATCTGGAGACTTTCGGGGTCCCTGGATGGTTTCTGAGGGGCCGTGGCTTCAGAGGTGGATACACTGGACCAAGAGGACGGGGCTCTGCTCAGACTCGACCTTCTTACAGAAGCAGGAGTGGACAGCTGTAA
- the LOC109635232 gene encoding transcription initiation factor TFIID subunit 4 isoform X2, protein MDGTPSPAGPSMTPAQSHPKSAAASGIVAVASDAAAGVGKPAAAGVETLNGGTVVVRCHVPVSSTQTAVTRVNNGPIPAAVSAASGAIIRTSSSTVTSPVIPSQPSVKTVPTVTLVRPPMQTPTNASQSGGNPASAVTAPAGSVVNKWDSTKTVVQTSTAATGSTVRSPTVLQNPRTSVPIAAAPTPGGVRAIAPQVLAPRLTQPQQNPPNVQNIQLPPGMVLVRSESGQLLMIHQQTLAQMQAQSQSQSAMTPRPAAPTSTPPVQITSLQAPGTSLLARSVAPTTIIKQGSTAQTTVTPTTKLQRPPVLQNTIMLGGTAATPGQPLGTSTTVQPGSAATTVTQRVGPLRAAGTAVAPIAITAETLENVKKCRNFLSTLIKLASSGKQSSETTASVKELVKQLLEGKIEPEDFTSRLYKELNSSPQPYLVPFLKRSLPALRQLTPDSEAFIQQSLLPQPSTQPAAAASKALTAVVLRPPLSTATAVATNTTATKTTVISLTQTPHSKSTLQQGTVVRPQVTMAQSPMVTLRGQPHSRIIVGQPQVVKQLQTVPGVRHMFVPGAKGVQAVSQTLLTTAQKNRLMEAGGGTFRDDDDINDVASMAGVNLSEESARILATNSDLVGTVTRSCKDEAFLSTSSLTRRALEIGKKFGVSELGSDVINFISHATQQRLQCLLEKVSVVAQQKNVTFKEDERHLQVSDVRTQLKFFEQLDQAEKQRKEEQEREILLKAAKSRSRQEDPEQLRLKQKAKEMQQQELAQIRQREANLTALAAIGPRKKQKMYSPVRGASAEGSGSGPCQPAGSSGAGSRQFMRQRITRVNLRDLLFCLENERGTSHSHLLYKGFLK, encoded by the exons ATGGATGGGACCCCATCACCGGCGGGACCCAGCATGACACCCGCGCAGAGTCATCCCAAGTCTGCGGCGGCGAGCGGAATCGTCGCGGTCGCCTCAGATGCAGCAGCCGGAGTTGGGAAACCTGCGGCTGCCGGTGTTGAAACTTTGAATGGAGGCACCGTGGTGGTAAGGTGTCACGTCCCCGTCAGCAGCACGCAGACAGCTGTCACTCGTGTAAACAACGGACCTATCCCAGCAGCCGTGTCTGCGGCATCCGGTGCCATTATACGGACTTCTTCTTCCACCGTGACCTCCCCTGTGATCCCCTCTCAGCCCTCCGTGAAAACTGTCCCCACGGTCACGCTTGTGAGGCCGCCTATGCAAACTCCCACTAACGCCTCGCAAAGCGGAGGGAACCCCGCTTCAGCTGTGACAGCACCGGCCGGATCTGTTGTCAACAAGTGGGACTCCACCAAGACAGTAGTGCAGACTTCCACTGCAGCGACGGGCTCGACCGTGAGGAGCCCGACGGTTCTGCAGAACCCCAGGACTTCAGTGCCGATAGCCGCCGCTCCTACTCCCGGGGGGGTACGAGCCATTGCTCCGCAGGTGTTGGCCCCTCGACTTACTCAGCCCCAGCAAAATCCCCCAAATGTCCAAAACATCCAGCTCCCTCCAG GCATGGTCCTGGTTCGCAGTGAGAGTGGGCAGCTGCTGATGATTCACCAGCAGACCTTGGCTCAGATGCAGGCTCAGTCGCAGTCGCAAAGCGCCATGACACCACGACCTGCAGCCCCCACAAGCACTCCACCTGTCCAGATCACTTCTTTACAG GCTCCAGGCACGTCACTGCTGGCTCGTTCAGTGGCCCCCACCACTATTATTAAACAAGGTTCCACAGCCCAGACCACCGTGACGCCCACCACCAAACTGCAGAGACCGCCTGTACTACAG AACACCATCATGCTGGGAGGAACAGCCGCCACCCCGGGTCAGCCTCTAGGAACGTCCACCACTGTACAGCCTGGATCTGCAGCTACAACTGTAACACAGAGGGTAGGGCCCCTCAGGGCCGCTGGGACCGCTGTCGCTCCAATAGCTATCACAGCG gaGACACTTGAGAATGTGAAAAAGTGTAGGAACTTTTTATCCACACTGATCAAGCTGGCGTCAAGTGGAAAACAGTCCTCTGAGACTACAGCCAGCGTCAAGGAGCTGGTCAAACAGTTGCTG GAAGGAAAGATAGAGCCCGAAGATTTCACCAGTAGATTATACAAAGAGCTGAACTCGTCACCACAGCCGTACCTTGTGCCTTTCCTGAAG AGAAGTCTCCCTGCACTGCGTCAGTTGACCCCAGACTCAGAGGCCTTCATTCAGCAGAGTCTGCTGCCGCAGCCCAGCACTCAGCCGGCTGCCGCAGCCTCCAAGGCCCTCACTGCTGTGGTGCTGCGACCTCCACTCTCCACTGCCACAGCTGTAGCCACCAACACCACCGCGACCAAAACCACAGTCATCAGCCTCACTCAGACACCTCATAGTAAATCAACACTG CAACAGGGGACTGTAGTGAGGCCACAGGTGACAATGGCTCAGTCTCCCATGGTAACTCTCAGAGGGCAACCTCATAGCCGCATCATCGTGGGCCAGCCGCAGGTTGTCAAACAGCTGCAGACAG TTCCAGGTGTGAGGCACATGTTTGTTCCAGGGGCTAAAGGAGTGCAGGCCGTCAGTCAGACCCTTCTCACTACCGCTCAGAAAAACAGGCTGatggaagcaggaggaggaacctTCAG ggatgatgatgatatcaACGACGTGGCCTCCATGGCAGGAGTCAACTTGTCGGAGGAGAGTGCCCGTATCTTAGCAACCAACTCTGACCTTGTCGGCACGGTGACTCGATCCTGCAAGGATGAGGCCTTCCTCTCCACCTCTTCACTCACCCGGAGAGCTCTCGAGATtg GTAAGAAGTTTGGTGTCAGCGAGTTGGGCTCAGATGTGATCAACTTCATTTCCCATGCTACGCAGCAGCGACTGCAGTGCCTGCTGGAGAAGGTGTCAGTAGTGGCGCAGCAGAAGAACGTAACTTTCAAG GAGGATGAGCGGCACCTGCAGGTCAGCGATGTGCGAACCCAGCTCAAATTCTTCGAGCAGCTGGATCAGGCggagaagcagaggaaggaagagcaggagagagagatccTCCTGAAGGCTGCCAAG TCTCGGTCACGACAAGAGGACCCGGAGCAGCTCAGACTTAAACAAAAGGCCAAAGAG atgcagcagcaggagctggCTCAGATCCGGCAGAGGGAAGCCAACCTAACGGCACTGGCAGCGATTGGCccaaggaaaaaacaaaaaatgtactCTCCTGTTAGAGGTGCCAGTGCAGAG GGCTCGGGGTCAGGGCCCTGCCAGCCTGCGGGCTCCAGTGGAGCGGGCTCCAGACAGTTTATGCGACAGCGCATAACCAGAGTCAACCTCAGGGACCTGCTCTTCTGCCTGGAGAATGAAAGAGGGACCAGTCACTCACACCTACTCTATAAAGGCTTCCTCAAATAG
- the LOC109635232 gene encoding transcription initiation factor TFIID subunit 4 isoform X1, protein MDGTPSPAGPSMTPAQSHPKSAAASGIVAVASDAAAGVGKPAAAGVETLNGGTVVVRCHVPVSSTQTAVTRVNNGPIPAAVSAASGAIIRTSSSTVTSPVIPSQPSVKTVPTVTLVRPPMQTPTNASQSGGNPASAVTAPAGSVVNKWDSTKTVVQTSTAATGSTVRSPTVLQNPRTSVPIAAAPTPGGVRAIAPQVLAPRLTQPQQNPPNVQNIQLPPGMVLVRSESGQLLMIHQQTLAQMQAQSQSQSAMTPRPAAPTSTPPVQITSLQAPGTSLLARSVAPTTIIKQGSTAQTTVTPTTKLQRPPVLQQNTIMLGGTAATPGQPLGTSTTVQPGSAATTVTQRVGPLRAAGTAVAPIAITAETLENVKKCRNFLSTLIKLASSGKQSSETTASVKELVKQLLEGKIEPEDFTSRLYKELNSSPQPYLVPFLKRSLPALRQLTPDSEAFIQQSLLPQPSTQPAAAASKALTAVVLRPPLSTATAVATNTTATKTTVISLTQTPHSKSTLQQGTVVRPQVTMAQSPMVTLRGQPHSRIIVGQPQVVKQLQTVPGVRHMFVPGAKGVQAVSQTLLTTAQKNRLMEAGGGTFRDDDDINDVASMAGVNLSEESARILATNSDLVGTVTRSCKDEAFLSTSSLTRRALEIGKKFGVSELGSDVINFISHATQQRLQCLLEKVSVVAQQKNVTFKEDERHLQVSDVRTQLKFFEQLDQAEKQRKEEQEREILLKAAKSRSRQEDPEQLRLKQKAKEMQQQELAQIRQREANLTALAAIGPRKKQKMYSPVRGASAEGSGSGPCQPAGSSGAGSRQFMRQRITRVNLRDLLFCLENERGTSHSHLLYKGFLK, encoded by the exons ATGGATGGGACCCCATCACCGGCGGGACCCAGCATGACACCCGCGCAGAGTCATCCCAAGTCTGCGGCGGCGAGCGGAATCGTCGCGGTCGCCTCAGATGCAGCAGCCGGAGTTGGGAAACCTGCGGCTGCCGGTGTTGAAACTTTGAATGGAGGCACCGTGGTGGTAAGGTGTCACGTCCCCGTCAGCAGCACGCAGACAGCTGTCACTCGTGTAAACAACGGACCTATCCCAGCAGCCGTGTCTGCGGCATCCGGTGCCATTATACGGACTTCTTCTTCCACCGTGACCTCCCCTGTGATCCCCTCTCAGCCCTCCGTGAAAACTGTCCCCACGGTCACGCTTGTGAGGCCGCCTATGCAAACTCCCACTAACGCCTCGCAAAGCGGAGGGAACCCCGCTTCAGCTGTGACAGCACCGGCCGGATCTGTTGTCAACAAGTGGGACTCCACCAAGACAGTAGTGCAGACTTCCACTGCAGCGACGGGCTCGACCGTGAGGAGCCCGACGGTTCTGCAGAACCCCAGGACTTCAGTGCCGATAGCCGCCGCTCCTACTCCCGGGGGGGTACGAGCCATTGCTCCGCAGGTGTTGGCCCCTCGACTTACTCAGCCCCAGCAAAATCCCCCAAATGTCCAAAACATCCAGCTCCCTCCAG GCATGGTCCTGGTTCGCAGTGAGAGTGGGCAGCTGCTGATGATTCACCAGCAGACCTTGGCTCAGATGCAGGCTCAGTCGCAGTCGCAAAGCGCCATGACACCACGACCTGCAGCCCCCACAAGCACTCCACCTGTCCAGATCACTTCTTTACAG GCTCCAGGCACGTCACTGCTGGCTCGTTCAGTGGCCCCCACCACTATTATTAAACAAGGTTCCACAGCCCAGACCACCGTGACGCCCACCACCAAACTGCAGAGACCGCCTGTACTACAG CAGAACACCATCATGCTGGGAGGAACAGCCGCCACCCCGGGTCAGCCTCTAGGAACGTCCACCACTGTACAGCCTGGATCTGCAGCTACAACTGTAACACAGAGGGTAGGGCCCCTCAGGGCCGCTGGGACCGCTGTCGCTCCAATAGCTATCACAGCG gaGACACTTGAGAATGTGAAAAAGTGTAGGAACTTTTTATCCACACTGATCAAGCTGGCGTCAAGTGGAAAACAGTCCTCTGAGACTACAGCCAGCGTCAAGGAGCTGGTCAAACAGTTGCTG GAAGGAAAGATAGAGCCCGAAGATTTCACCAGTAGATTATACAAAGAGCTGAACTCGTCACCACAGCCGTACCTTGTGCCTTTCCTGAAG AGAAGTCTCCCTGCACTGCGTCAGTTGACCCCAGACTCAGAGGCCTTCATTCAGCAGAGTCTGCTGCCGCAGCCCAGCACTCAGCCGGCTGCCGCAGCCTCCAAGGCCCTCACTGCTGTGGTGCTGCGACCTCCACTCTCCACTGCCACAGCTGTAGCCACCAACACCACCGCGACCAAAACCACAGTCATCAGCCTCACTCAGACACCTCATAGTAAATCAACACTG CAACAGGGGACTGTAGTGAGGCCACAGGTGACAATGGCTCAGTCTCCCATGGTAACTCTCAGAGGGCAACCTCATAGCCGCATCATCGTGGGCCAGCCGCAGGTTGTCAAACAGCTGCAGACAG TTCCAGGTGTGAGGCACATGTTTGTTCCAGGGGCTAAAGGAGTGCAGGCCGTCAGTCAGACCCTTCTCACTACCGCTCAGAAAAACAGGCTGatggaagcaggaggaggaacctTCAG ggatgatgatgatatcaACGACGTGGCCTCCATGGCAGGAGTCAACTTGTCGGAGGAGAGTGCCCGTATCTTAGCAACCAACTCTGACCTTGTCGGCACGGTGACTCGATCCTGCAAGGATGAGGCCTTCCTCTCCACCTCTTCACTCACCCGGAGAGCTCTCGAGATtg GTAAGAAGTTTGGTGTCAGCGAGTTGGGCTCAGATGTGATCAACTTCATTTCCCATGCTACGCAGCAGCGACTGCAGTGCCTGCTGGAGAAGGTGTCAGTAGTGGCGCAGCAGAAGAACGTAACTTTCAAG GAGGATGAGCGGCACCTGCAGGTCAGCGATGTGCGAACCCAGCTCAAATTCTTCGAGCAGCTGGATCAGGCggagaagcagaggaaggaagagcaggagagagagatccTCCTGAAGGCTGCCAAG TCTCGGTCACGACAAGAGGACCCGGAGCAGCTCAGACTTAAACAAAAGGCCAAAGAG atgcagcagcaggagctggCTCAGATCCGGCAGAGGGAAGCCAACCTAACGGCACTGGCAGCGATTGGCccaaggaaaaaacaaaaaatgtactCTCCTGTTAGAGGTGCCAGTGCAGAG GGCTCGGGGTCAGGGCCCTGCCAGCCTGCGGGCTCCAGTGGAGCGGGCTCCAGACAGTTTATGCGACAGCGCATAACCAGAGTCAACCTCAGGGACCTGCTCTTCTGCCTGGAGAATGAAAGAGGGACCAGTCACTCACACCTACTCTATAAAGGCTTCCTCAAATAG